In Candidatus Hydrogenedentota bacterium, the following are encoded in one genomic region:
- a CDS encoding TIGR00730 family Rossman fold protein, giving the protein MIVKPEEPPTLLKCVCVFAASSDAAVPVFGEVAGELGRFMGRAGMTLIYGAGKVGLMGSVARGVHEAGGRVVGVIPVKLNVDALTYRACDELIVTKTMSERKAIMTERAEGFVVLPGGFGTLEELFEVLVGKQLGYHNKPIVFLNTGGAFDGLMGYFAEMVDLDLVKEDQCDLFMVAETPEAVMEALQNYKASAVSGKWTEPAPAGQA; this is encoded by the coding sequence TTGATAGTAAAACCAGAGGAGCCCCCAACCTTGCTGAAATGCGTTTGTGTCTTTGCGGCCTCGAGCGACGCGGCCGTGCCCGTCTTTGGCGAGGTGGCGGGCGAGCTCGGGCGCTTCATGGGCCGTGCCGGCATGACCCTGATCTACGGCGCGGGCAAGGTGGGGCTGATGGGCTCGGTCGCGCGGGGCGTACACGAAGCCGGTGGCCGAGTGGTGGGGGTGATCCCGGTCAAGCTCAATGTGGACGCGCTCACCTATCGCGCATGCGATGAACTGATTGTCACGAAGACCATGTCGGAACGGAAGGCGATCATGACCGAACGCGCCGAGGGCTTCGTGGTGCTGCCGGGGGGCTTCGGCACGCTGGAAGAACTCTTTGAGGTCCTCGTGGGCAAGCAACTCGGCTATCACAACAAGCCCATCGTCTTTTTGAACACCGGCGGAGCTTTCGACGGACTTATGGGCTATTTTGCTGAAATGGTCGACCTCGATCTGGTCAAAGAGGACCAGTGCGATCTGTTCATGGTGGCGGAGACCCCGGAAGCGGTCATGGAAGCACTTCAAAACTACAAGGCATCGGCAGTGTCGGGGAAATGGACGGAGCCGGCCCCGGCCGGACAAGCATAG
- the coaD gene encoding pantetheine-phosphate adenylyltransferase, translating to MSERIAIYPGSFDPPTLGHLDLINRAVKIFDHVIVAVAVNSAKSGLFSTEERMEMLREMLADVPRVSVDHFCDLTVNFAKQKAAVALIRGLRVVSDFEFELTMAINNHKLAPEIDTVNLMPSEPYLFLSSRLVKEIAAFGGSLSHFVSPAVEKRLHEKLREIAGK from the coding sequence ATGTCTGAACGGATTGCCATCTACCCCGGCAGCTTCGATCCCCCCACCCTCGGCCACCTCGACCTGATCAATCGCGCCGTGAAAATCTTCGACCACGTGATCGTCGCCGTCGCCGTCAACAGCGCCAAATCGGGTCTCTTCTCCACCGAGGAGCGCATGGAAATGCTCCGCGAAATGCTCGCCGACGTGCCGCGCGTCTCCGTCGATCACTTCTGCGACCTCACCGTCAACTTCGCCAAACAAAAAGCGGCCGTCGCCCTCATCCGCGGCCTGCGTGTCGTCTCCGACTTCGAATTCGAGCTCACCATGGCCATCAACAACCACAAGCTCGCCCCCGAAATCGACACCGTCAACCTCATGCCCAGCGAGCCCTACCTCTTCCTCAGCAGCCGCCTCGTAAAAGAAATCGCCGCCTTCGGCGGATCCCTCAGCCACTTCGTCAGCCCCGCCGTAGAAAAACGCCTCCACGAAAAATTGAGAGAGATCGCCGGGAAGTAA
- a CDS encoding TAXI family TRAP transporter solute-binding subunit, producing MAWLPDRRILLNVFTAAMLLSVACGGVFFIFAPYQASRIRAEIADRFHTSGEAPLVLATAEEGGAYHKLGGVLRQHLDAFHSYVLDVKATHGSVENLGLLKDGGAQLALVQSGIAWDRDNLVALANLGRQYLHVVVPADSPVESFRDLAGKRIGVGPQGSGADDLAGRMLGFFSFGEETSLVYDHNPDLKEAFLDGEIDAAFTVYGLFDPAMESLLAAGWYRLVPVREADSVARYLPGVFAETLPPSLYGPDRSIPAASDAPFQTLAVNTLLVCQRSLPNRQVHTVLELIFRGDFLKAARLTGLTEAGAQADLHLPLHAGAEEFYNRRNPVSADRFEMMSFILAGVVCLASVYHFLANRYRYNAQMERRRAIRPYFEAMMDFGDEVEASGNPANLTRLVHKMMATQRGAEREWLNGAFDTEDMENLYAVYGLRCDNAFHKIFDLHLQALRGLNTVEPPRPGASDALPDYVKPVLSESRTRSEDPFPEDSHPYSESRPYLSSRTYTESRVKSRYESEDDGFFSGSALAGIDKTKSEIAERLPSRYDPGLLYDTEASGAGSVRVRKSKPQADLQAVVEKAVVDKDVVEKVKARKVPVEKATVERDVPERPMTPEAVVVPAPHFLNDDPFADVPAQEEPEDETGPDQLMLF from the coding sequence ATGGCCTGGCTTCCTGATCGCAGAATTCTATTGAATGTCTTTACCGCGGCGATGCTCTTGAGTGTGGCGTGCGGCGGGGTTTTCTTTATTTTTGCTCCCTATCAGGCGAGCCGTATCCGGGCGGAGATTGCGGATCGGTTTCACACGAGTGGCGAGGCGCCGCTGGTGCTGGCGACGGCGGAGGAGGGCGGGGCCTATCACAAGCTGGGCGGCGTGTTGCGGCAGCATCTGGATGCCTTCCACTCCTATGTGCTGGATGTGAAGGCGACCCACGGTTCGGTGGAGAATCTGGGGTTGTTGAAGGATGGCGGCGCACAGTTGGCCCTGGTGCAGAGCGGTATTGCCTGGGATCGGGACAATCTGGTGGCGCTGGCGAACCTGGGCCGGCAATATCTGCACGTGGTGGTGCCGGCGGATTCCCCGGTGGAGAGCTTTCGCGATCTTGCGGGCAAGCGCATCGGCGTCGGGCCCCAGGGCAGCGGCGCGGACGATCTGGCGGGGCGCATGCTGGGATTCTTCAGTTTTGGCGAGGAGACCTCGCTGGTTTACGACCACAACCCGGATCTGAAGGAAGCCTTTCTCGACGGCGAGATCGACGCGGCTTTTACGGTTTACGGCCTCTTCGATCCCGCGATGGAGAGTCTGCTGGCGGCGGGCTGGTACCGGCTGGTGCCGGTGCGCGAGGCGGATTCCGTGGCGCGCTATCTACCCGGCGTTTTCGCCGAGACCCTCCCCCCCAGTCTTTATGGCCCGGATCGCAGCATTCCGGCGGCGTCCGACGCGCCTTTTCAGACGCTGGCCGTGAATACGCTGCTGGTGTGCCAGCGCTCCCTGCCGAACCGTCAGGTCCACACGGTGCTGGAGCTGATTTTCCGGGGCGATTTCCTGAAGGCGGCGCGCCTCACCGGGTTGACGGAGGCCGGCGCCCAGGCGGATCTCCATCTCCCACTCCATGCGGGCGCGGAAGAATTTTACAATCGCCGCAATCCGGTCTCCGCGGACCGCTTTGAAATGATGTCTTTTATCCTGGCGGGTGTTGTGTGTCTGGCGAGTGTGTATCACTTCCTGGCCAACCGTTACCGGTATAACGCCCAGATGGAGCGGCGCCGGGCGATCCGCCCTTATTTCGAGGCGATGATGGATTTCGGCGATGAGGTGGAGGCTTCCGGGAACCCCGCCAACCTGACGCGGCTGGTGCACAAGATGATGGCCACGCAGCGGGGTGCGGAGCGGGAGTGGCTGAATGGCGCTTTTGACACGGAAGATATGGAAAACCTCTATGCCGTGTATGGGCTCCGCTGCGACAACGCCTTCCACAAGATCTTTGACCTCCACCTGCAGGCCCTGCGCGGGCTGAATACGGTCGAGCCCCCCCGCCCCGGCGCTTCCGACGCGCTGCCGGATTATGTAAAGCCGGTGCTCTCTGAATCGCGCACGCGGAGCGAAGATCCCTTCCCCGAGGATTCCCACCCCTACAGCGAGTCGCGGCCCTACCTCTCTTCGCGCACCTATACCGAATCCCGGGTGAAATCGCGCTACGAGAGCGAAGACGACGGCTTTTTCAGCGGTTCCGCGCTGGCGGGTATCGACAAGACCAAGAGTGAGATCGCGGAGCGGTTGCCGAGCCGTTACGATCCCGGACTGTTGTACGACACCGAGGCGAGCGGCGCGGGGTCGGTCCGGGTACGGAAATCGAAGCCCCAGGCGGATCTTCAGGCGGTGGTGGAGAAGGCGGTGGTGGACAAGGATGTCGTGGAGAAGGTGAAGGCCAGGAAAGTGCCGGTTGAGAAGGCCACGGTTGAACGAGACGTGCCGGAACGCCCCATGACCCCGGAAGCGGTGGTGGTGCCTGCTCCGCACTTTCTGAACGATGATCCCTTTGCGGACGTACCCGCCCAGGAAGAGCCCGAGGACGAGACCGGCCCGGATCAGTTGATGTTGTTCTGA
- a CDS encoding ParA family protein encodes MKTIAFFNNKGGVGKTTLVYHVAHMCAELGHRVLAVDLDPQANLTAMFLQESVLEQIWPEEGENRSILTCIQPIIQGLGDIIPAPLQEVSPRIRLIPGDLGLARFEDRLSDHWSKCMSGDPAAFRVETAFHRIMRESAIAFDADIVLVDVGPNLGAINRAALLATDHVIMPLAPGLFSLQGLRNLGPTLFEWRKSWGQRVAEAPEALNKDASFSMPSGTMEPAGYIVMQHVERRSRPVKAFQKWVTRIPETYGTHVLRKNTASLLAEQDPNCIGFIKNYQSLMPLAEDARKPVFRLTPADGAIGAHAEAVSRCYLDFGKLTKEILRRTLTGPS; translated from the coding sequence GTGAAGACCATTGCCTTCTTTAACAACAAGGGCGGTGTTGGCAAGACCACTCTGGTCTATCATGTCGCCCACATGTGCGCGGAGCTCGGCCACCGCGTGCTCGCGGTCGATCTGGATCCCCAGGCGAACTTGACCGCCATGTTTCTGCAAGAGTCCGTGCTGGAGCAGATCTGGCCGGAGGAGGGCGAGAACCGGAGTATTCTGACGTGTATCCAGCCAATCATTCAGGGGTTGGGCGACATCATCCCCGCACCGTTACAGGAGGTATCGCCGAGAATACGTTTGATTCCCGGCGACCTCGGGCTCGCGAGATTCGAGGATCGGCTCTCCGACCATTGGTCGAAGTGCATGAGTGGCGATCCCGCCGCTTTTCGCGTAGAGACCGCCTTTCACCGCATCATGCGGGAAAGCGCCATTGCGTTTGACGCGGACATTGTCCTGGTGGACGTGGGCCCCAATCTAGGCGCTATCAATCGCGCCGCGCTACTAGCGACGGACCACGTAATCATGCCGCTGGCACCCGGTCTGTTTTCACTCCAGGGCCTGCGCAACTTGGGCCCGACCCTTTTCGAGTGGCGCAAGAGTTGGGGGCAGCGGGTAGCGGAAGCGCCAGAGGCACTCAATAAGGATGCAAGCTTCTCTATGCCGTCGGGCACGATGGAACCCGCTGGCTATATCGTGATGCAGCATGTTGAGCGGAGAAGTCGTCCGGTCAAGGCATTCCAGAAATGGGTGACTCGAATTCCCGAGACCTATGGCACCCATGTGCTGCGGAAAAACACGGCAAGTTTGTTAGCGGAACAAGATCCCAATTGCATCGGCTTTATCAAGAACTACCAGAGTCTTATGCCACTTGCGGAGGATGCCCGAAAGCCAGTGTTCCGCCTGACGCCTGCAGACGGCGCGATTGGTGCCCACGCGGAGGCCGTGAGCCGTTGCTATTTGGATTTTGGGAAGCTGACCAAAGAAATTCTGAGGCGGACCCTGACGGGACCATCCTGA
- a CDS encoding fused MFS/spermidine synthase: MTESRSPRKFSFPAALFILVLAFFFVSGACGLLYQVVWTRKLVLLFGTTSHAVSTVLSIFFLGLGAGSVWGGKLADRTSRPLWWYGVFECIIGAWAVFFIVAVTYGEGLVVALLKAFQFSRGMGVGLRGLLALVLLFVPVTLMGATLPLLAKFVSREAQVRGMRVGALYTLNTLGAVTGCFVAGFFLIANFGYSRTTLIGAAANVIVGVVAWAVSRRRERGVDDTAGEAKTVTAEGMSGANKLILAAFFLSGFCSLGLEVMWTRLLAIIFLGTTYAYTTMLTTLLLGIALGSAVASAIVDRVRVPALLLGGALLATGVGCVHMLSVLAALPAQVQELQVQSGAQWEAVVWGKFWLSFKALFVPTFFLGMTFPLVVKAVSRQRETVGRDVGRLYFANTIGGVLGSLAGGFLAIPLLGTHNGILAFSLILVAAGAVVVIALGDVRMPVRGAALAIATALLMLSYVRAPEDVNRALNSGYVPEDHRVLHYDEGVEGTVAVSEPVEDSSGTNRVLWINRVQATTSIEKGVKMNRLQGVLPLLFDRDPKDVLFMCFGSGITCGTLALSDFEKIDAVDISPEVLAAAPYFEVDNLGVIQRPEVTFHVDDGRNYLLTSKDNYDVITFEPMPLAVSGVSTFYTAEYYQLCLKHLKPGGMVSQWVPLHSLNPEVVRSLIKTFTSVFPHFTAWFINADVFLIGSNEPLKLDAARIHARLANPKLDKALKDVGFMDVESVIGCYLMDEAGLKAFAEGGTAMHDDLPWAEFVAPKLVYARTQHKSMAELEKHMSSPAPLFVEGADPEFLARVERRHQAHVSDMKAVQEYYGGMAIGGTVLDKFLASLAIDPNDWNAKFYLGEIARTQAEVFLDWEEYDQALAILDKVLPHLPDDAKLLELKAAHEKAKAEKAAVGPS, translated from the coding sequence GTGACCGAATCGCGCAGTCCCCGAAAGTTTTCCTTTCCCGCCGCCCTGTTTATCCTTGTGCTGGCGTTTTTCTTTGTCTCCGGCGCCTGCGGGCTGCTCTATCAGGTCGTGTGGACCCGCAAGCTGGTGCTGCTCTTCGGCACCACGTCCCATGCCGTGAGCACCGTGCTGAGCATCTTTTTCCTCGGCCTCGGCGCGGGCAGCGTGTGGGGCGGGAAGCTGGCCGATCGCACATCGCGGCCCCTCTGGTGGTATGGTGTTTTTGAATGCATCATCGGGGCCTGGGCCGTTTTCTTCATTGTCGCGGTAACCTATGGCGAGGGGTTGGTGGTGGCGCTGCTGAAGGCCTTCCAGTTTTCCCGCGGCATGGGCGTGGGCCTTCGCGGGCTGCTGGCGCTGGTGCTGCTTTTTGTGCCCGTCACGCTCATGGGCGCGACATTGCCGCTCCTGGCCAAATTTGTTTCACGGGAGGCTCAGGTGCGCGGGATGCGCGTCGGCGCGCTGTATACCTTAAACACCCTCGGTGCCGTGACGGGCTGTTTCGTGGCGGGTTTCTTCCTCATCGCGAACTTTGGCTACAGCCGCACAACGCTGATTGGCGCGGCGGCCAACGTGATCGTGGGTGTGGTGGCGTGGGCGGTATCACGGCGGCGGGAGCGTGGCGTGGACGATACCGCAGGCGAGGCGAAGACGGTAACGGCAGAGGGGATGTCCGGCGCGAACAAGCTGATTCTGGCGGCGTTCTTTCTCTCCGGCTTCTGCTCGCTGGGTTTGGAGGTGATGTGGACGCGCCTGCTGGCGATTATTTTCCTGGGCACGACCTACGCCTACACCACCATGCTTACCACCCTGCTCCTCGGCATCGCGCTGGGCAGCGCGGTGGCCTCCGCCATCGTTGATCGCGTGCGGGTGCCGGCCCTGCTGCTGGGCGGCGCGCTGCTGGCGACCGGTGTGGGCTGCGTGCACATGCTTTCCGTGCTGGCCGCGCTTCCGGCGCAGGTTCAGGAGCTTCAGGTGCAGAGCGGGGCGCAGTGGGAAGCCGTGGTCTGGGGCAAGTTCTGGTTGTCCTTTAAAGCGCTCTTTGTGCCGACTTTCTTCCTCGGCATGACTTTTCCGCTCGTGGTGAAGGCCGTTAGCCGGCAGCGGGAGACGGTCGGACGCGATGTGGGGCGGCTGTACTTCGCCAACACCATCGGCGGCGTCCTGGGGTCGCTCGCGGGCGGCTTCCTGGCCATTCCCCTGCTGGGTACGCACAACGGCATTCTGGCCTTCTCGCTCATCCTCGTGGCAGCGGGTGCGGTGGTGGTGATCGCGCTTGGCGACGTGCGCATGCCCGTGCGTGGCGCGGCTCTTGCGATAGCCACGGCCCTGCTGATGCTGAGCTATGTGCGGGCGCCGGAAGATGTGAACCGCGCCCTGAATTCGGGGTATGTGCCCGAAGACCACCGCGTGCTGCACTACGATGAAGGCGTGGAGGGTACCGTCGCGGTGTCCGAGCCGGTGGAAGATTCCTCCGGGACCAACCGCGTGCTGTGGATCAATCGAGTGCAGGCCACGACGTCCATCGAGAAGGGCGTGAAGATGAACCGGTTGCAGGGCGTGCTGCCCCTGCTTTTTGACCGCGATCCGAAAGACGTGCTTTTCATGTGCTTCGGCTCCGGCATCACCTGCGGCACGCTGGCCTTGTCCGATTTCGAAAAGATCGATGCGGTGGACATCTCGCCCGAAGTGCTCGCGGCCGCGCCCTATTTTGAAGTGGACAACCTCGGCGTGATTCAGCGTCCCGAAGTCACTTTTCACGTGGATGACGGGCGCAACTACCTGCTCACGTCGAAAGACAACTATGACGTGATTACCTTCGAGCCCATGCCTCTCGCGGTATCGGGCGTGTCCACCTTTTACACGGCGGAGTATTACCAGCTCTGCCTGAAGCACCTGAAGCCCGGCGGCATGGTGTCCCAGTGGGTGCCGCTCCACAGCCTGAACCCGGAAGTGGTGCGCTCCCTCATCAAGACCTTCACCTCCGTGTTTCCCCACTTCACGGCCTGGTTTATCAACGCGGACGTGTTCCTCATCGGCTCCAACGAACCGCTGAAGCTCGACGCGGCACGGATCCACGCGCGCCTGGCGAATCCGAAACTGGACAAGGCCCTGAAAGATGTGGGCTTCATGGACGTGGAGTCCGTGATCGGCTGTTATCTCATGGACGAGGCGGGCCTGAAGGCCTTCGCCGAAGGCGGCACGGCCATGCACGACGATCTGCCCTGGGCCGAATTCGTCGCGCCAAAGCTCGTGTATGCGCGCACGCAGCACAAGTCCATGGCGGAGCTGGAGAAGCACATGAGCAGTCCGGCGCCCCTTTTCGTGGAGGGAGCCGATCCCGAATTCCTCGCGCGGGTGGAGCGGCGGCACCAGGCCCACGTGAGCGACATGAAGGCCGTACAGGAATACTACGGCGGCATGGCCATCGGCGGTACCGTTCTGGACAAGTTCCTCGCCTCGCTGGCGATCGATCCCAACGACTGGAACGCGAAGTTCTACCTCGGCGAGATCGCCCGGACCCAGGCGGAAGTTTTCCTCGACTGGGAAGAGTACGATCAGGCCCTGGCCATCCTCGACAAAGTGCTACCGCACCTGCCCGACGATGCGAAGCTGCTCGAATTGAAAGCGGCCCACGAAAAGGCCAAAGCGGAGAAGGCGGCGGTGGGACCGTCCTGA
- a CDS encoding alginate export family protein → MRSFKILMVAVLALGTVAAAQAELQNVEVGGSVRIRGNWFDFDDNAFINAGEEFANVEQRTRLNVKADFTDEVSVFIEFDSYENWGDNFRSNYVTGVDGFGGDDVELYQSYIEINNAWGLPIRTRIGRQELEFGSEWLLGNQDTASVFTGLSFDGIRTSYTADSFTVDVLSMKLSETFNNFADGDTNLYAIYGSYIGLEDWQFDAYWMYVMEDEGDNGAATVAEGVLGAAAGDVDLHTIGLRGAGTYGAFDLESEIAYQFGEIDVDNGGFFGDDDLEYDALAFNLEAGYTFDITWTPRVYLGAAFFEGGDQDNGGFFFGDDDNDLSFNRLFSNWEYSEFLENTDLSNSLIYRAGISAMPTEKISLLLALAYFQADEEVDLGFDGFGIFDLFDNDADDNEGLEVGLYGDYQYSEDLVFRAGFAHFFGDDGLEDGNFVILNGLGAFADTEDDGDYNYLFWEAEISF, encoded by the coding sequence ATGCGTTCATTTAAGATCCTTATGGTTGCAGTTCTTGCGCTGGGTACGGTCGCGGCCGCCCAGGCTGAACTTCAGAATGTTGAGGTTGGCGGTTCGGTTCGTATCCGCGGCAACTGGTTCGATTTCGACGACAACGCGTTCATCAACGCCGGCGAAGAGTTCGCCAACGTCGAACAGCGCACCCGTCTGAATGTGAAGGCGGACTTCACCGACGAAGTGTCCGTGTTCATCGAATTCGACTCCTATGAAAACTGGGGCGACAACTTCCGCTCCAACTATGTAACCGGTGTTGACGGCTTCGGTGGTGACGATGTGGAACTGTACCAGTCCTACATCGAAATCAACAACGCCTGGGGTCTTCCGATCCGCACCCGCATCGGTCGCCAGGAGCTTGAGTTCGGCAGCGAGTGGCTCCTCGGTAACCAGGACACGGCCTCCGTGTTCACCGGCCTGTCCTTCGACGGTATCCGCACCAGCTACACGGCCGACAGCTTCACCGTTGACGTGCTGTCCATGAAGCTCAGCGAAACCTTCAACAACTTCGCTGACGGCGACACCAACCTGTACGCCATCTATGGTAGCTACATTGGTCTGGAAGACTGGCAGTTCGACGCGTACTGGATGTACGTGATGGAAGACGAAGGCGACAACGGCGCTGCCACCGTCGCTGAAGGCGTTCTCGGCGCAGCCGCCGGTGACGTAGACCTGCACACCATCGGCCTCCGCGGAGCTGGCACTTATGGTGCATTTGACCTTGAATCTGAAATCGCCTACCAGTTCGGCGAAATCGACGTGGACAACGGCGGTTTCTTCGGTGACGACGACCTCGAATACGACGCGCTGGCCTTCAACCTTGAAGCCGGTTACACCTTCGACATCACCTGGACGCCCCGCGTGTACTTGGGCGCTGCTTTCTTCGAAGGCGGCGATCAGGACAACGGCGGCTTCTTCTTCGGCGACGACGACAACGACCTGTCCTTCAACCGTCTGTTCAGCAACTGGGAATACAGCGAGTTCCTTGAGAACACCGACCTGTCCAACAGCCTGATCTACCGCGCCGGTATCAGCGCCATGCCCACGGAGAAGATCTCCCTGCTGCTGGCTCTGGCCTACTTCCAGGCGGATGAAGAAGTCGACCTCGGCTTCGACGGCTTCGGTATCTTCGACCTGTTCGACAACGATGCCGACGACAACGAAGGCCTTGAAGTTGGTCTGTATGGTGACTACCAGTACAGCGAAGACCTGGTCTTCCGCGCTGGCTTCGCCCACTTCTTCGGCGACGACGGCCTTGAAGACGGCAACTTCGTCATCCTCAACGGTCTTGGCGCTTTCGCTGACACCGAAGACGACGGCGACTACAACTACCTGTTCTGGGAAGCTGAGATCAGCTTCTAA
- a CDS encoding class I SAM-dependent RNA methyltransferase → MIKNIEITSVGHGGAGIGRLDGQVCFVPYGLPGDHLEIKITRATKKMLWGELIKVVQPSPDRVEPDFPDWRRSGVSTWLHFAYPAQAEWKQRIVNDCLQRIAGLAIPALEWLEDEKLRTGYRTRAEFHGDGKVFGFYALGSHDIVDTPQCPLCHPAMNRALTRLRELELKGSVTVTINPEGDDVLVWTNFNNRKLRDRFPQSGTPDDERPLAVFEFDGVPIINGGFSQSSLLLNRLLVATVKEFVGAPSTLLDLYCGNGNLSLSLPDRTEVTGLDHNKIAVKAASRMGRGTYQPGQENKMIRKIEENAWECIVLDPPRAGAKPLVPALAKSKAETIVYVSCDPATLARDLKGLSDGGWKLERVRVLDLFPNTPHVETVCRLTRG, encoded by the coding sequence GTGATCAAGAACATCGAAATTACCTCCGTAGGCCACGGCGGCGCGGGCATTGGCCGGCTGGATGGCCAGGTTTGCTTCGTCCCCTATGGGCTGCCCGGCGACCATCTGGAAATCAAAATAACGCGCGCAACGAAAAAGATGCTCTGGGGCGAACTTATCAAGGTCGTCCAGCCTTCACCCGATCGGGTGGAGCCGGACTTTCCCGACTGGCGCCGAAGCGGCGTGAGCACCTGGCTTCACTTTGCCTATCCCGCCCAGGCGGAGTGGAAGCAGCGCATCGTGAATGACTGCCTCCAGCGCATCGCCGGGCTGGCGATTCCCGCCCTTGAATGGCTGGAAGACGAGAAACTCCGCACGGGCTACCGCACGCGGGCGGAGTTTCACGGGGACGGCAAAGTCTTCGGCTTCTACGCCCTGGGCAGCCACGATATCGTGGATACGCCCCAGTGCCCCTTGTGCCACCCGGCGATGAACCGCGCGCTGACGCGCCTGCGCGAACTGGAGCTGAAGGGATCGGTCACGGTAACCATCAATCCCGAGGGCGACGATGTGCTGGTGTGGACCAATTTCAACAACCGAAAACTGCGGGACCGCTTTCCCCAATCGGGCACGCCGGACGACGAACGGCCCCTGGCGGTTTTCGAGTTTGACGGTGTACCGATTATTAACGGCGGATTTTCCCAGTCCAGTCTGCTGTTGAATCGTCTGCTCGTGGCCACGGTGAAGGAGTTCGTGGGCGCGCCGAGCACGTTGCTCGATCTGTACTGCGGTAACGGCAACCTGAGTCTAAGCCTGCCGGACCGCACCGAGGTGACCGGGCTGGATCACAACAAGATCGCGGTGAAAGCGGCAAGTCGCATGGGCCGCGGCACCTATCAGCCGGGCCAGGAAAACAAAATGATCAGGAAGATCGAAGAGAACGCCTGGGAATGCATCGTGCTCGATCCGCCCCGTGCGGGCGCGAAGCCCCTGGTGCCGGCGTTGGCAAAGTCGAAAGCGGAGACGATTGTGTATGTGTCCTGTGACCCGGCGACCCTCGCGCGGGATCTCAAGGGCCTGAGCGATGGCGGCTGGAAGCTGGAGCGGGTTCGGGTGCTGGATCTGTTTCCGAATACGCCCCACGTGGAGACGGTCTGCCGGTTGACGCGGGGGTAA
- a CDS encoding putative DNA binding domain-containing protein, with translation MINETELRVLLADLESDRIERTTSTNDTEKFREAICAFANDMAAHGQPGYLIIGARDNDGAIIGAQVTDELLKKLSDYADSGQIVPLPTVFVAKMTLLEGDLAVVEVLPSDMPPVRYRGRVCIRRGPRKAIANEQEERILTERRAHHARTFDLRPCKGCGRDELALDLFQLTYRNAAIAPEIIAENHRDMFQQMASLGMWSLPESCATNAGALLFALDPLNWFPGAAIQYVRYDGDSLASEVVDERRFEGDLITVLREVDGFLKTLFPSFPKTTTPLKEVDRTPYPVAAIRELLMNGVMHRDYESNAAIRFYWFSGRIEIQNPGGLYGSVTAATFPDQNDYRNPKIAEAMKTLGYVNRFGMGIARAQRALAENGNPPAEFNVSQPNYFLATLKANTP, from the coding sequence TTGATCAATGAAACGGAACTGAGAGTTCTCCTGGCTGACTTGGAGTCAGATCGAATTGAGCGCACCACGTCCACCAACGACACGGAGAAATTTCGTGAGGCGATTTGCGCCTTCGCGAACGACATGGCGGCGCACGGTCAACCGGGATACCTGATCATCGGTGCGCGCGACAACGACGGGGCCATTATCGGGGCGCAAGTGACCGACGAACTTCTTAAGAAATTGTCCGACTATGCCGATTCCGGCCAGATCGTGCCGCTTCCCACAGTTTTTGTGGCAAAAATGACCCTGCTCGAAGGAGACCTTGCCGTCGTCGAAGTGCTGCCCTCCGATATGCCTCCCGTGCGTTACCGGGGAAGAGTCTGTATTCGGCGTGGCCCACGAAAGGCCATCGCAAATGAGCAGGAAGAGCGAATTCTCACCGAGCGGCGCGCCCATCACGCGCGCACCTTCGATTTGAGACCCTGCAAAGGCTGTGGTCGCGATGAGTTGGCCTTGGACTTGTTCCAGCTTACGTATCGCAACGCTGCGATAGCCCCAGAGATAATCGCCGAGAATCACCGCGACATGTTTCAGCAAATGGCGTCGCTGGGAATGTGGTCATTACCCGAGAGCTGCGCCACGAATGCCGGTGCGCTGCTCTTCGCTCTCGATCCGCTCAACTGGTTTCCGGGAGCGGCGATTCAATATGTGCGATACGATGGCGATTCCCTTGCTTCGGAGGTGGTGGATGAACGGCGATTCGAGGGTGATTTGATCACGGTACTTCGCGAGGTGGACGGATTCCTGAAAACATTGTTTCCCAGCTTTCCGAAAACCACCACGCCCCTGAAGGAGGTGGATCGGACGCCATATCCCGTGGCGGCCATTCGTGAATTACTCATGAACGGCGTCATGCATCGGGACTACGAATCCAACGCGGCCATTCGATTCTATTGGTTTTCCGGGCGAATCGAAATTCAGAATCCCGGCGGGCTCTACGGGAGTGTAACAGCCGCGACTTTTCCGGACCAGAATGACTATCGAAATCCAAAGATAGCCGAAGCGATGAAAACACTCGGCTATGTCAACCGCTTCGGGATGGGAATAGCCCGGGCGCAGCGCGCGCTTGCGGAAAATGGCAACCCCCCGGCCGAATTCAACGTCAGCCAACCCAACTACTTCCTGGCGACGCTTAAGGCGAACACGCCGTGA